A single genomic interval of Eleutherodactylus coqui strain aEleCoq1 chromosome 3, aEleCoq1.hap1, whole genome shotgun sequence harbors:
- the LOC136621917 gene encoding cystathionine gamma-lyase-like yields MQDQAHRQCSTHGYLGAFKHFATEAIHAGQEPEQWNSMAVVPPISLSTTFKQHGPGEHAGYDYSRSGNPTRNCLEKAVAVLDGAKYCLAYASGLAATLNVAHLLKAGDQIICTSDVYGGTNRYFRRIAAEMGLKVTFVDCSDLKCLEAAITSETKLVWIETPTNPTLTVIDIQGCADIVHKHQNIILAIDNTFMSAYFQRPLALGADICMYSATKYMNGHSDVVMGLVSVNCDKLHEKLKFLQNALGAIPSPFDCYLCNRGLKTLPLRMRQHFHNALAAAMFLERDPRVDKVLFPGLPSHPQYEITKRQCTGVPGMITFYIKGNVEHAKIFLKSLKVFALAESLGGYESLAEHPAIMTHASVPEEDRALLNISDTLIRLSIGLEDTEDIIEDLNQALQFAHPGLTNPTKLKDLLQHLKCNC; encoded by the exons ATGCAGGACCAGGCGCACAGGCAGTGCTCTACACATGGCTATCTGGGGGCATTTAAACACTTTGCCACTGAGGCGATCCATGCAGGGCAGGAACCTGAGCAATGGAACTCGATGGCAGTGGTGCCACCCATCTCCCTCTCCACCACCTTCAAGCAGCATGGTCCAGGAGAGCATGCG GGTTACGATTACAGCCGCAGTGGAAACCCAACGAGAAACTGTCTAGAGAAGGCCGTTGCCGTTCTTGATGGCGCCAAATACT GTTTGGCCTATGCGTCCGGTCTGGCTGCGACTCTTAATGTCGCCCACCTCCTGAAGGCCGGAGACCAGATCATCTGCACTAGTGATGTGTATGGAG GTACAAACAGATATTTTAGGAGAATTGCAGCAGAAATGGGCCTGAAGGTGACTTTTGTGGACTGCTCCGATCTGAAGTGTTTGGAGGCTGCAATCACATCAGAAACCAAG CTTGTGTGGATTGAAACCCCAACAAATCCAACGCTAACGGTTATTGATATACAAGGCTGTGCCGATATCGTCCACAAgcatcagaacatcatcctggccATCGATAACACCTTCATGTCGGCTTATTTCCAG CGGCCGTTGGCTCTGGGAGCGGATATCTGCATGTATTCAGCAACCAAATATATGAATG GCCACAGTGACGTCGTCATGGGACTGGTTTCTGtaaactgcgacaaactgcatgAAAAGTTAAAGTTCCTTCAGAATG CTCTTGGCGCCATTCCATCACCGTTTGATTGCTACCTCTGCAACCGCGGCCTGAAAACATTACCCCTCCGAATGAGGCAGCACTTCCATAATGCCCTGGCGGCGGCCATGTTTCTGGAGAGAGATCCTCGTGTTGACAAAGTTCTGTTTCCAG gGCTCCCATCACACCCACAGTATGAGATCACCAAGCGGCAGTGCACAGGAGTGCCAGGAATGATCACATTCTACATTAAAGGCAATGTGGAACATGCAAAGATCTTCCTCAAGAGCTTAAAA GTGTTTGCACTTGCCGAAAGTCTTGGTGGATATGAAAGTCTGGCTGAGCACCC AGCCATTATGACTCACGCCTCAGTGCCAGAGGAGGACCGAGCCCTGCTGAACATCAGCGACACCCTTATCCGTTTGTCCATTGGGTTAGAGGACACAGAAGACATTATAGAGGACCTAAACCAAGCTTTGCAGTTTGCG CACCCGGGCCTAACAAATCCAACCAAACTGAAGGATTTGTTGCAGCATCTGAAGTGCAATTGTTGA